One genomic window of Candidatus Nitrospira inopinata includes the following:
- a CDS encoding FAD-dependent oxidoreductase has translation MNIHALQQIVHQTRDARRKQTFPRLSPADRDQLIHKYHPDYRASAYRPLRFGPNEGEKTVVELATLLEGDSPLDDRVDLIPHHQTDVLVIGGGGAGCAAALHAHEAGAKVILATKLRLGDSNSVMAQGGMQVSVAPEDSPVTHFLDTLKGGHMENDHHLLKVMVEEGPSIAKWLIDLGVLFDRQADGNLHVKKGGGSSKPRLLTCSDYTGLEIMRVLKDEVINRKIQLLEFCAAVELLGDGDGTCTGAVLKDLDNQQYVVVAAKSVIVATGGIGRLHIQGFPTSNHYGATGDGLCLCYRIGAKLSHIDTFQYHPSGAVYPEQLVGALVTEGIRSEGGHLVNARGERFVNELDTRDVVSSSIIRECEEGRGIRTMSGRVGVWLDTPLLDVEHGPGTVEKHFPAMVRQFERFGIDISKEPVLIYPTLHYQNGGVKIDTNSETEVNNLFVAGEASGGLHGRNRLMGNSLLDLMVFGKRAGLTAAARAGSMKQGKLTLKHLERFRAEAKRHGNFSGVVSPMILPAYTRKVG, from the coding sequence ATGAACATTCACGCGCTGCAACAAATCGTCCACCAAACCCGCGATGCCAGGCGCAAACAGACGTTCCCGCGATTGTCTCCGGCCGACCGCGATCAACTGATTCATAAGTACCATCCCGATTACCGGGCCAGCGCCTATCGTCCCCTTCGCTTTGGTCCGAATGAAGGAGAAAAAACGGTCGTCGAGCTGGCGACGTTGCTCGAGGGAGACAGCCCGCTCGACGATCGCGTCGACCTGATTCCCCATCATCAGACGGACGTGTTGGTGATCGGCGGCGGAGGAGCCGGTTGCGCGGCGGCGTTGCACGCGCATGAAGCCGGCGCCAAGGTGATCTTGGCGACGAAGCTTCGGCTGGGAGACTCCAACAGCGTGATGGCCCAGGGCGGCATGCAGGTGTCCGTCGCGCCGGAAGACTCCCCGGTCACCCATTTTCTGGATACGCTCAAGGGCGGTCACATGGAGAACGACCATCATCTGCTCAAGGTGATGGTGGAAGAAGGGCCTTCGATCGCGAAGTGGTTGATCGACCTTGGCGTGCTCTTCGACCGACAGGCGGACGGCAATCTCCACGTGAAGAAGGGCGGCGGAAGCTCGAAGCCCCGCCTGTTGACTTGCTCGGACTACACCGGCCTGGAAATCATGCGGGTGCTCAAGGACGAGGTCATCAACCGGAAGATTCAATTGCTGGAGTTCTGCGCCGCGGTCGAGTTGCTCGGCGACGGCGATGGAACGTGCACCGGGGCCGTTCTCAAGGATCTGGACAATCAACAATACGTCGTGGTCGCCGCCAAGTCGGTGATCGTGGCCACCGGTGGAATCGGACGACTACACATTCAAGGCTTTCCGACCAGCAATCACTACGGCGCGACGGGAGACGGTCTTTGTCTGTGCTACCGTATCGGCGCCAAACTCTCCCATATCGACACCTTCCAATATCATCCGTCTGGAGCGGTGTATCCGGAGCAGTTGGTCGGCGCGTTGGTGACGGAGGGCATCCGGTCCGAAGGAGGCCATCTGGTCAACGCGAGGGGCGAACGGTTCGTCAACGAATTGGACACGCGGGACGTCGTGTCATCCTCCATCATCCGAGAGTGCGAAGAAGGGCGAGGGATTCGAACGATGTCCGGTCGAGTCGGTGTGTGGCTGGATACGCCGTTGCTAGACGTGGAGCACGGGCCGGGGACCGTCGAGAAACATTTTCCCGCCATGGTTCGGCAATTCGAGCGGTTCGGGATCGACATCAGCAAAGAGCCGGTGCTCATCTATCCCACCTTGCATTATCAAAACGGAGGCGTAAAGATCGACACCAATTCCGAAACCGAAGTGAACAATCTCTTCGTGGCGGGAGAGGCCTCCGGCGGACTGCACGGGCGTAATCGATTGATGGGCAATTCGCTTCTTGATTTGATGGTGTTCGGGAAACGGGCCGGGCTGACCGCCGCCGCCAGGGCCGGTTCCATGAAGCAAGGAAAATTGACGCTCAAACATTTGGAGCGATTCCGGGCGGAGGCCAAGAGACACGGAAACTTCAGCGGTGTCGTCTCGCCGATGATCCTGCCGGCGTACACCAGAAAAGTCGGGTGA
- a CDS encoding 2Fe-2S iron-sulfur cluster-binding protein — protein MTQDDDNLIDQPEVLKPRMVTIEISGKQYTVPEGITVIKAMWYVGQEVVRGVGCLGGFCGACATYYRTKDDPKVKTCLACQTAVQDGMSFTMMPPFPARKAVYDIRTLQDPKQDLFNLYPEAPLCRNCNACTEACPQKIDVREGVWKAVFGDFQSVSDMFMDCVMCGMCTPVCIADIAPNLVALYVSRAQGAHFTEKPAGLETRIKEIKEGRFDDEWKRILSMNEQELTDLCAKVK, from the coding sequence ATGACGCAGGATGACGACAACCTGATCGACCAACCCGAAGTGCTCAAGCCTCGGATGGTCACGATCGAGATTTCCGGCAAGCAATACACCGTGCCGGAAGGCATTACGGTCATCAAGGCTATGTGGTACGTCGGCCAGGAGGTCGTCAGGGGCGTGGGGTGTTTGGGAGGGTTTTGCGGGGCCTGCGCCACGTACTACCGGACCAAGGACGATCCGAAGGTCAAGACCTGTCTGGCTTGTCAGACGGCGGTTCAGGACGGCATGTCGTTTACGATGATGCCGCCGTTTCCCGCGCGCAAAGCCGTCTATGACATTCGGACGCTCCAAGATCCGAAACAGGACCTGTTCAACCTCTATCCGGAAGCTCCGCTCTGTCGCAATTGCAACGCCTGCACCGAAGCCTGTCCGCAAAAGATCGACGTGCGCGAAGGAGTGTGGAAAGCCGTGTTCGGCGATTTTCAGAGCGTCTCGGACATGTTCATGGATTGCGTGATGTGCGGGATGTGCACGCCGGTCTGCATCGCCGATATCGCCCCGAACTTGGTCGCTTTGTACGTGAGCCGCGCGCAAGGCGCGCATTTCACCGAGAAGCCGGCGGGATTGGAGACGCGCATCAAGGAAATCAAAGAGGGCCGGTTTGACGACGAGTGGAAGAGGATCCTTTCGATGAACGAACAGGAACTGACGGACCTCTGCGCCAAGGTCAAGTAG
- a CDS encoding NADP-dependent isocitrate dehydrogenase has product MAKADKIIYTKTDEAPMLATYSFLPIINAFTKAAGVTVELRDISLAGRVIAAFPEYLSPEQRQHDALAELGEMAKTPEANIIKLPNISASVPQLVATIKELQAQGYKLPDYPENPKDDKEKEIKARYDKIKGSAVNPVLREGNSDRRAPLSVKAYARKHPHKMAPWSPDSKTHVSHMKSGDFRSNEKSITIPAATTARIEFVGPDGKVSVLKDKIALQAGEVLDATFMSAKALRSFLEEQIEDAKRQGVLFSLHMKATMMKVSDPKIFGHAVRVYYKDVFEKHGETLKKLGVDPDNGIGDLYAKIKTLPEEQRKAIEADIQEVYKKRPPMAMVNSDKGITNLHVPSDVIIDASMPPVIRDGGKMWGPDGKLADVKCVIPDSSYAPVYREVIEFCKVKGAFDPRTMGSIPNVGLMAQAAEEYGSHDKTFKAPGDGTIRIVDASSGQTLLEHRVEEGDIWRACQTKDAAIQDWVKLAVTRARATGAPAVFWLDKTRPHDAELIKKVNAYLPKHDTTGLDIKILPPAEACRYSIERMKEGLDTISCTGNVLRDYLTDLFPILEIGTSAKMLSIVPLLNGGGLFETGAGGSAPKHVQQFQEEGYLRWDSLGEFLALAASLEHLAKVGDNRVAKILADTLDQANAKFLESNKSPARKVGEIDNRGSHFYLALYWAQALASQTEDKAIAEKFAKIAKALSDNEKKISDELLAAQGKPQDIGGYYHPDDVKTSKAMRPSATLNSIVDSFA; this is encoded by the coding sequence ATGGCTAAAGCGGATAAAATCATCTATACCAAAACGGACGAAGCGCCGATGTTGGCGACCTATTCGTTCCTGCCGATCATCAACGCGTTCACCAAGGCGGCCGGCGTGACCGTGGAGCTGCGTGATATTTCCCTCGCGGGCCGCGTCATCGCCGCGTTCCCCGAATATTTGTCGCCGGAGCAAAGACAGCATGACGCGTTGGCCGAGCTTGGAGAAATGGCCAAGACGCCGGAGGCCAACATCATCAAGCTCCCGAACATCAGCGCCTCGGTGCCGCAGTTGGTGGCCACCATCAAGGAGTTGCAGGCGCAGGGGTACAAGCTGCCGGACTACCCGGAGAATCCGAAGGACGATAAAGAAAAGGAAATCAAGGCGAGATACGACAAGATCAAGGGGAGCGCGGTCAATCCGGTCTTGCGCGAGGGCAACTCCGATCGCCGCGCGCCGCTCTCCGTCAAGGCATATGCCAGGAAACACCCCCATAAGATGGCTCCCTGGAGCCCCGATTCCAAAACGCACGTCTCTCACATGAAGAGCGGCGACTTCCGCTCCAACGAGAAATCGATCACCATTCCCGCCGCCACGACGGCGAGGATCGAGTTCGTCGGGCCGGACGGGAAGGTCTCGGTCCTGAAGGATAAAATTGCGTTGCAGGCCGGCGAAGTGCTCGACGCGACGTTCATGAGCGCCAAGGCGTTGCGATCGTTCCTGGAAGAACAGATCGAAGACGCCAAGAGGCAGGGCGTCCTCTTCTCCCTTCACATGAAAGCCACCATGATGAAGGTGTCGGACCCCAAGATCTTCGGCCATGCCGTGAGGGTTTATTACAAGGACGTCTTTGAAAAACATGGCGAGACCCTCAAGAAGTTGGGCGTCGATCCGGACAACGGCATCGGCGACCTCTACGCAAAGATCAAGACTCTGCCGGAGGAGCAGCGCAAGGCGATCGAAGCCGATATTCAAGAGGTGTACAAGAAACGTCCGCCGATGGCGATGGTGAATTCCGACAAGGGCATCACCAATCTGCACGTCCCGAGCGACGTGATCATCGATGCGTCCATGCCTCCCGTCATCAGAGACGGCGGAAAGATGTGGGGGCCGGACGGAAAATTGGCGGATGTCAAGTGCGTGATCCCGGACAGCAGCTACGCGCCGGTCTACCGCGAGGTCATCGAGTTTTGCAAGGTAAAGGGAGCCTTCGATCCCCGCACCATGGGATCGATTCCGAACGTGGGGCTCATGGCGCAGGCGGCGGAAGAGTACGGCTCGCACGATAAGACCTTCAAGGCTCCAGGAGACGGCACGATCCGCATCGTCGATGCGTCTTCAGGCCAGACGTTGCTGGAACACCGCGTGGAGGAAGGCGATATCTGGCGGGCTTGCCAAACGAAAGACGCCGCGATTCAAGACTGGGTGAAACTCGCCGTGACCCGCGCGAGAGCGACCGGTGCGCCGGCGGTCTTCTGGTTGGATAAGACCCGCCCGCATGACGCGGAGCTGATCAAGAAGGTGAACGCCTACTTGCCGAAGCATGATACGACCGGACTCGATATTAAGATCCTGCCGCCGGCGGAGGCGTGCCGCTACTCGATCGAGCGCATGAAAGAGGGGTTGGACACGATTTCCTGCACCGGCAACGTGCTCCGGGACTATCTCACCGATCTGTTCCCGATCCTCGAAATCGGAACTAGCGCCAAAATGCTGTCGATCGTGCCGTTGCTGAACGGAGGGGGATTGTTCGAAACCGGAGCGGGAGGATCCGCCCCGAAGCACGTCCAGCAGTTTCAAGAGGAGGGGTATCTCCGATGGGACTCGCTCGGCGAGTTTTTGGCGCTGGCCGCGTCGCTGGAGCATTTGGCGAAGGTGGGAGATAATCGCGTGGCGAAAATTCTGGCGGACACGTTGGATCAAGCCAACGCGAAGTTTTTGGAGAGCAACAAATCGCCGGCTCGGAAGGTCGGCGAGATCGACAATCGCGGTAGTCATTTCTATCTCGCGCTCTATTGGGCGCAGGCCTTGGCCTCCCAGACTGAGGACAAGGCCATCGCGGAGAAGTTTGCGAAGATCGCCAAGGCGCTGAGCGACAACGAAAAAAAGATCAGCGACGAATTGCTGGCCGCGCAGGGAAAGCCTCAGGACATCGGAGGGTACTATCACCCGGACGACGTCAAAACGTCCAAAGCGATGCGCCCGAGCGCAACCTTGAACAGCATTGTTGACTCGTTTGCTTGA
- a CDS encoding aconitate hydratase, whose product MSLELAKKLYAKMPDVLTKARKKFGRSLTLAEKILVSHADDFETQQWERGKAMLALRPDRVAMQDATAQMAMLQFMQAGKKKAAVPSTIHCDHLIRAEMGSEKDLLRAMDENREVYNFLASAAKKYGIGFWKPGAGIIHQVVLENYAFPGGLIIGTDSHTPNGGGLGMLAIGVGGADAGEVMAGLPWEVLHPKLIGVRLTGRLSGWASPKDVILYLCGLLTVKGGTNKIVEYFGPGAETISATGKGTICNMGAELGATTSVFPFDQKMVDYMKVTDRTDLANLATANREHLVADPEVYQSPEKYYDQIVEIDLSKLEPHVVGPHTPDLARPISKLAAEAEEKKYPVELKAALIGSCTNSSYEDISRSAHVARQALKAGVKAKTSFLISPGSERIYHTMKRDGFLDTFEQLGGTVLSNSCGPCIGQWKRADGVKGRADSIVSSFNRNFPGRNDGINETLSFLASPEIVTAFAITGDLRFNPLGQPIKGADGTEFMLEPPVGEELPAKGFAKGEEGYVPPAENGDALTVDIPPTSERLQLLQPFPKWDGKDFEKLPLLIKTKGKTTTDHISPAGPWLKFRGHLDRISDNMFLGANNAFSSEPGKGTNVLTGESNLTIAQIARDYKAKGIGSVVVGDENYGEGSSREHAAMSPRFLNVRVVIAKSFARIHETNLKKQGILALTFADPKDYEKIEQQDRISVTGLRELAPGKPVTVTVHKADGQTYTIQANHSMTGQQIEWFKAGSALNALN is encoded by the coding sequence ATGTCACTTGAGCTTGCGAAGAAGCTCTACGCCAAGATGCCCGATGTGTTGACCAAGGCCAGGAAGAAATTCGGCAGGAGCCTGACGTTGGCTGAAAAAATTCTCGTGTCCCACGCGGACGACTTCGAGACCCAGCAGTGGGAACGGGGCAAGGCGATGCTGGCGTTGCGCCCGGATCGCGTGGCGATGCAGGACGCGACGGCGCAGATGGCGATGCTCCAGTTCATGCAGGCGGGCAAGAAAAAAGCGGCGGTGCCCAGCACGATTCACTGCGACCATTTGATCCGCGCCGAGATGGGGTCCGAGAAAGACCTGCTCCGCGCGATGGATGAAAACAGGGAAGTCTACAATTTTCTTGCGTCGGCGGCGAAAAAGTACGGCATCGGGTTTTGGAAGCCGGGCGCCGGCATCATTCACCAAGTCGTGCTGGAAAATTATGCGTTTCCCGGCGGCCTGATCATCGGCACCGACTCGCACACGCCGAACGGCGGCGGGTTGGGCATGTTGGCGATCGGAGTGGGCGGAGCGGACGCGGGCGAAGTCATGGCCGGCCTGCCTTGGGAGGTGCTCCATCCCAAGTTGATCGGAGTGCGGCTCACCGGGCGGTTGAGCGGGTGGGCGTCGCCGAAGGACGTCATTCTGTACCTCTGCGGCCTCCTGACGGTCAAGGGCGGCACCAACAAGATCGTCGAGTATTTCGGCCCCGGGGCCGAAACGATCAGCGCGACCGGCAAGGGAACGATCTGCAACATGGGCGCGGAGTTGGGCGCGACCACGTCCGTCTTTCCCTTCGATCAGAAAATGGTCGACTACATGAAGGTGACGGACCGGACGGACTTGGCGAATCTCGCAACGGCGAACAGGGAGCATCTTGTCGCGGATCCGGAAGTGTATCAATCTCCGGAAAAATACTATGACCAGATCGTCGAGATCGACTTATCCAAGCTGGAACCACACGTCGTCGGTCCCCACACGCCGGATTTGGCCCGCCCCATCTCGAAGCTTGCCGCCGAGGCCGAAGAGAAGAAGTACCCGGTGGAATTGAAAGCGGCGTTGATCGGCAGTTGCACGAACTCCTCCTATGAGGACATCAGTCGCTCGGCTCACGTGGCGCGGCAGGCGTTGAAAGCGGGGGTGAAGGCGAAGACCTCGTTCCTGATCTCGCCGGGGTCCGAGCGCATTTACCATACGATGAAGCGGGACGGCTTCCTCGACACGTTTGAGCAACTCGGCGGGACCGTCCTCTCGAATTCCTGCGGCCCCTGTATCGGCCAATGGAAGCGCGCGGACGGCGTCAAGGGAAGGGCGGACTCGATCGTCAGTTCCTTTAACAGGAATTTCCCCGGTCGCAACGACGGTATCAACGAAACGCTCTCGTTTCTGGCGAGTCCTGAAATCGTGACCGCCTTTGCCATCACGGGGGATCTTCGATTCAATCCGCTCGGTCAACCGATCAAGGGGGCGGACGGCACGGAGTTCATGCTTGAACCTCCGGTGGGAGAGGAGCTGCCGGCGAAGGGGTTCGCAAAGGGCGAGGAAGGTTATGTTCCGCCGGCCGAGAACGGTGACGCGCTGACCGTGGATATTCCTCCGACCAGCGAGCGGCTTCAGCTTTTGCAGCCCTTCCCCAAGTGGGATGGAAAGGATTTCGAAAAACTCCCGCTCCTGATCAAGACTAAGGGGAAGACCACGACCGATCACATTTCGCCGGCCGGGCCTTGGCTCAAGTTTCGCGGCCATTTGGATAGGATCAGCGACAACATGTTCCTGGGGGCCAACAACGCCTTTTCCTCTGAGCCGGGGAAGGGAACCAACGTGCTGACCGGTGAGTCCAATCTCACCATCGCGCAGATCGCCAGGGATTACAAGGCCAAGGGGATTGGATCGGTCGTTGTGGGCGACGAGAACTACGGCGAGGGCAGCAGTCGCGAGCATGCCGCCATGTCGCCGCGGTTTCTGAACGTGCGGGTCGTCATCGCGAAAAGTTTCGCTCGTATTCACGAGACCAACTTGAAGAAGCAGGGGATCTTGGCGTTGACCTTCGCCGACCCGAAGGATTACGAGAAGATCGAGCAGCAGGACCGCATCAGCGTGACGGGGCTACGGGAGTTGGCGCCCGGCAAGCCGGTGACGGTGACCGTACACAAGGCGGATGGACAAACGTATACCATCCAGGCGAACCACAGTATGACCGGGCAGCAGATCGAGTGGTTCAAGGCCGGTTCGGCGCTCAATGCGTTGAACTGA
- a CDS encoding citrate/2-methylcitrate synthase, which yields MSILANKDTRVVIQGGQAGVNAARRMAEFCYLIKRPLNVEAFVYPPDAGKTNEIPYGSGLIAVPVYATIAEATKHHPTINTSLVYIGADRAMKAGMEALDDPRIHLVSMITEGVPEKDAKLLGAHARKLGKVFNGPSSIGIISAGACRLGVIGGAFDNLVLSKLYREGSFGVITKSGGLSNEIIWICSQFADGITTAIGIGGDAYPGTDYVTYLEMFENDPQTKAVVIVGEMGGDLEERAAEWYGAKKRRIKLIGVVSGFCQESLPKGMKFGHAGAKEGMKGEGSARSKSEALQRAGAIVPPTFGALGPAIKEVYQELLKSGQVKEVVEPASLPKLPKTVEEAMKADEVIVTPLIRTTISDDRGDEPCYDGYPASELINKGYEIPHVIGLLWDKRLISKQEAEIIKRIIMLSADHGPCVSGAYATILAACAGIGLSQAVAAGLIMIGPRFGGAVTDAGRWFKYAVDNKMSVDEFLAYMKKNVGPVPGIGHRVKSLRNPDKRVKELVAYVKSLKINTPCLDFALQVEQVTAAKKDNLILNVDGTMAAVLVDLGFPVDSLNGFFILSRTIGLIGHWVDQKRQDSRLIRLFDYLVNYAAPKRREVPPLK from the coding sequence ATGAGCATTCTGGCAAACAAAGACACCCGTGTGGTGATTCAAGGCGGCCAGGCCGGCGTCAACGCGGCCCGTCGAATGGCCGAGTTCTGTTACCTGATCAAGCGTCCCCTCAACGTTGAGGCGTTCGTCTATCCGCCCGACGCCGGCAAGACCAACGAGATTCCCTACGGCAGCGGCCTCATTGCGGTTCCCGTCTATGCGACCATCGCCGAAGCCACCAAGCATCATCCGACGATCAATACCAGTCTGGTGTACATCGGCGCCGATCGCGCGATGAAGGCCGGCATGGAGGCGCTCGACGATCCACGGATTCACCTGGTCTCGATGATTACCGAGGGAGTTCCGGAGAAGGACGCGAAGCTCTTGGGGGCTCACGCGCGCAAATTGGGCAAGGTGTTCAACGGGCCGTCGTCCATCGGGATCATCTCCGCCGGCGCGTGTCGGTTGGGCGTGATCGGAGGGGCGTTCGACAATCTGGTGCTTTCCAAGCTGTATCGCGAAGGGTCTTTCGGCGTCATCACCAAATCTGGCGGCCTCTCAAACGAAATCATCTGGATCTGTTCCCAGTTCGCGGACGGCATCACAACCGCCATCGGGATCGGCGGCGACGCCTATCCTGGCACCGATTACGTCACTTATCTCGAAATGTTCGAGAACGATCCGCAAACGAAGGCGGTCGTCATCGTGGGTGAAATGGGGGGAGACCTCGAAGAGCGCGCGGCCGAATGGTACGGCGCTAAAAAGCGCCGCATCAAGCTGATCGGCGTCGTCTCGGGGTTCTGTCAGGAAAGTTTGCCCAAGGGCATGAAGTTCGGCCATGCGGGCGCCAAGGAAGGGATGAAAGGCGAGGGGTCGGCTCGCTCCAAGTCGGAGGCGCTTCAGCGGGCGGGCGCGATCGTTCCGCCGACGTTCGGAGCATTGGGGCCGGCCATTAAAGAGGTCTACCAGGAGTTGCTCAAGTCCGGGCAGGTCAAGGAAGTCGTTGAACCGGCCAGCCTGCCGAAACTTCCCAAGACTGTCGAAGAGGCGATGAAGGCGGACGAGGTGATCGTGACGCCGTTGATCCGCACCACCATCAGCGACGATCGCGGCGACGAGCCTTGCTATGACGGCTATCCGGCCTCGGAGCTTATCAATAAAGGGTATGAAATTCCCCACGTCATCGGTCTGTTGTGGGACAAGCGGTTGATCTCGAAGCAGGAAGCGGAGATCATCAAGCGGATCATCATGCTGTCCGCCGATCACGGACCCTGCGTCAGCGGCGCGTACGCGACGATTCTGGCCGCCTGTGCTGGGATCGGCTTGTCGCAAGCGGTGGCGGCCGGCCTGATCATGATCGGTCCCCGTTTCGGCGGGGCGGTGACCGATGCCGGGCGTTGGTTCAAGTACGCGGTGGACAACAAAATGAGCGTGGACGAGTTCCTGGCCTACATGAAAAAGAACGTGGGGCCCGTTCCCGGCATCGGTCATCGTGTGAAGAGTCTCCGCAATCCGGACAAGCGCGTGAAGGAACTGGTCGCCTACGTGAAGAGCTTGAAGATCAATACGCCGTGCCTCGATTTTGCGTTGCAGGTTGAACAGGTGACGGCGGCGAAGAAAGACAATCTGATTCTAAACGTCGACGGAACGATGGCGGCGGTGTTGGTTGATTTGGGGTTCCCGGTCGACAGTTTGAACGGGTTCTTCATCCTGTCTCGCACGATCGGTTTGATCGGTCACTGGGTCGATCAAAAGCGTCAGGATAGCCGTTTGATCAGGCTGTTCGATTACTTGGTGAATTATGCCGCGCCGAAGCGGCGGGAAGTGCCGCCGTTGAAATAA
- a CDS encoding ATP citrate lyase citrate-binding domain-containing protein: MAKVLEGPGMGLMKKWGIHVPNYVVVTSAEELVKLGQVNDWLKHSKLVAKAHEALGSRFKLGLVKVGLDLDGAVSAVKEMVGRQVGSITVSQVIVSEMIPHKEEYYCAVKSVREGNEILVANCGGIEVESNWDRVKRLPVEVGQQPALEALEKVVKEAGFTGPLVKRMADFAGKLFACFDNEDAQYLEVNPVVARESDGELVALDAVTLLDADAKFRHPDWNFQFAAEFGRAYTKNELDIMAIDGKIKGSVKFIEIPGGDTAMLPAGGGASVYYSDAVVARGGKLANYAEYSGDPPDWAVEALTEKVCGLPGIKNIIVGGAIANFTDVKKTFGGIINGFRKAKADGKLKGVKIWVRRGGPREKEGLDAMRALKDEGFDIEVFDRYTPLTDIVDKALAGK; the protein is encoded by the coding sequence ATGGCCAAGGTCTTGGAAGGCCCGGGAATGGGGCTGATGAAAAAGTGGGGCATTCACGTTCCCAACTACGTTGTCGTCACGTCCGCGGAAGAACTGGTCAAGTTGGGGCAGGTCAACGACTGGTTGAAACATTCAAAGTTGGTCGCGAAAGCCCACGAGGCGCTGGGCTCTCGATTTAAGCTTGGGTTGGTCAAGGTGGGCCTGGATCTGGACGGCGCCGTTTCCGCCGTGAAAGAGATGGTGGGACGCCAGGTCGGCAGTATCACGGTGTCGCAAGTCATCGTTTCCGAAATGATCCCCCATAAAGAAGAATATTACTGCGCGGTCAAGTCCGTCCGGGAAGGGAACGAGATCCTGGTCGCCAATTGCGGCGGCATCGAAGTGGAGTCGAATTGGGATCGAGTCAAGCGGCTCCCGGTCGAAGTGGGTCAACAGCCAGCCCTTGAGGCTCTGGAGAAGGTGGTGAAGGAGGCGGGATTTACGGGTCCGTTGGTGAAGCGGATGGCCGATTTCGCCGGAAAGCTGTTCGCCTGTTTTGACAATGAAGACGCCCAGTATCTTGAGGTGAATCCCGTCGTCGCCAGAGAAAGCGACGGAGAATTGGTCGCGTTGGACGCGGTGACACTGCTCGACGCGGACGCCAAGTTCCGCCATCCCGACTGGAATTTCCAATTCGCCGCGGAGTTCGGCCGAGCCTACACGAAGAATGAATTGGACATCATGGCCATAGACGGCAAGATCAAAGGCTCGGTCAAGTTCATCGAAATTCCGGGAGGAGACACGGCGATGCTGCCGGCGGGCGGCGGGGCCAGCGTCTATTACTCCGACGCCGTGGTGGCGCGAGGCGGCAAGCTCGCCAATTACGCGGAGTATTCCGGAGATCCGCCCGACTGGGCGGTGGAAGCCCTCACGGAAAAGGTGTGCGGGTTGCCGGGAATCAAGAACATCATCGTCGGCGGCGCCATCGCGAATTTCACCGACGTGAAAAAAACGTTCGGCGGGATCATCAACGGGTTCCGGAAAGCCAAGGCCGACGGAAAGTTGAAGGGCGTGAAAATTTGGGTGCGTCGAGGCGGCCCCCGCGAGAAAGAGGGGCTCGACGCGATGCGCGCGCTGAAGGACGAAGGATTTGATATCGAGGTCTTCGACCGATACACGCCGCTGACGGACATCGTTGACAAAGCGTTGGCGGGAAAGTGA
- a CDS encoding M12 family metallopeptidase has protein sequence MAERPKVCIDRILPKDLMRFQMTKPTKSGIRRAIAPIGKTWMNGSTLRVRFMGGTPTEQGVAKEQAGWWAAVANLKFEFNNAPNAEIRIAFDRRDGAWSYVGTDCRNIPLDQPTMNLGFLDGGTAAHEFGHAIGLAHEHQNPAGGIQWNEQVVIREAAKAPNFWDEATTRHNILRKYSADQINGTKFDPDSIMLYFFPASWTLNGIGTKANEVLSAMDKAFVAGAKMYPKTGGTVSNAVELIVNAKKRTQAAIGKPGEEDLYRFTATTDGRYVIDTLGPTDVVMKLFGPNSETALIAEDDDSGLDLNARIAADLVKGDYFVQVRHYSRQSGTGKYSVKVRKL, from the coding sequence ATGGCTGAACGTCCCAAAGTGTGCATCGACAGAATATTGCCCAAGGATCTGATGCGCTTTCAGATGACGAAGCCGACGAAGAGCGGCATCAGGCGTGCCATCGCGCCGATCGGGAAGACGTGGATGAACGGCTCGACGCTCCGAGTGCGCTTCATGGGAGGCACGCCTACGGAGCAGGGGGTGGCCAAGGAACAAGCGGGCTGGTGGGCGGCCGTGGCCAATTTGAAATTCGAGTTCAACAATGCCCCGAATGCCGAAATTCGGATTGCTTTCGATCGTCGCGACGGAGCCTGGTCGTACGTCGGAACGGATTGCCGAAACATCCCTCTCGATCAGCCGACGATGAATCTGGGGTTTCTGGACGGTGGCACGGCGGCCCATGAATTCGGTCATGCGATCGGATTGGCTCACGAGCACCAAAACCCGGCGGGAGGGATTCAGTGGAACGAGCAGGTGGTGATTCGCGAGGCCGCGAAAGCGCCGAATTTCTGGGACGAGGCGACGACGCGCCACAATATTCTCCGTAAGTACAGCGCGGATCAGATCAATGGGACCAAGTTCGACCCCGACTCCATCATGCTGTACTTCTTCCCCGCGTCCTGGACGCTCAACGGCATCGGCACCAAGGCGAACGAGGTCTTGTCGGCGATGGATAAGGCGTTCGTGGCCGGAGCGAAAATGTATCCGAAGACGGGTGGAACTGTGTCGAACGCCGTCGAACTGATCGTCAACGCCAAAAAGCGCACACAGGCGGCGATCGGAAAGCCCGGAGAAGAGGATCTCTATCGGTTTACGGCCACGACCGATGGGCGGTACGTGATCGATACCCTGGGACCGACGGACGTCGTGATGAAGTTGTTCGGGCCGAACAGCGAGACGGCGCTGATCGCGGAGGATGACGATTCCGGTCTCGATCTGAACGCCCGAATCGCGGCCGACCTCGTCAAAGGCGACTATTTTGTGCAGGTCCGCCACTACAGCCGCCAGTCCGGGACCGGGAAGTACTCGGTCAAGGTGCGGAAATTGTGA